In a genomic window of Xylophilus rhododendri:
- a CDS encoding paraquat-inducible protein A, translating into MTADPSQPPLRAIDAGLLPCRYCGTVWRQAQEGQACERCGTVLHARKPDSLNRTWALLIAAAVMYLPANLLPVMITRSLFGTQSDTILSGIIFFWVSGSYGIAAIIFVASFLVPLFKLAALFVLLVNAGRRSDWRQEERSKLYHVIEVIGRWSMLDVFVVALLSGLVRIQGFAEITAGLGIAAFASVVVLTMLASLSFDSKLTWDGRPSAKGKTNP; encoded by the coding sequence ATGACGGCCGACCCGTCGCAGCCGCCCCTGCGCGCCATCGACGCCGGCCTGCTGCCCTGCCGCTACTGCGGCACCGTCTGGCGGCAGGCGCAGGAAGGCCAGGCCTGCGAACGCTGCGGCACCGTGCTGCATGCACGCAAGCCCGACAGCCTCAACCGCACCTGGGCGCTGCTGATCGCCGCGGCCGTGATGTACCTGCCGGCCAACCTGCTGCCGGTGATGATCACCCGTTCCCTCTTCGGCACGCAGAGCGACACCATCCTCAGCGGCATCATCTTCTTCTGGGTCAGCGGCTCCTACGGCATCGCCGCCATCATCTTCGTGGCCAGTTTCCTGGTGCCGCTGTTCAAGCTGGCGGCGCTCTTCGTGCTGCTGGTCAACGCCGGACGGCGCAGCGACTGGCGGCAAGAGGAGCGCTCCAAGCTCTACCACGTGATCGAGGTCATCGGCCGCTGGTCCATGCTCGATGTGTTCGTGGTGGCCCTGCTCAGCGGCCTGGTGCGCATCCAGGGCTTTGCCGAGATCACCGCCGGCCTGGGCATCGCCGCCTTCGCCTCGGTGGTGGTGCTGACCATGCTGGCCTCCCTGAGTTTCGATTCCAAGCTGACCTGGGACGGGCGTCCCTCTGCGAAAGGCAAGACAAATCCATGA